A region from the Marinifilum sp. JC120 genome encodes:
- the argJ gene encoding bifunctional glutamate N-acetyltransferase/amino-acid acetyltransferase ArgJ, translated as MLKTPKGYKFTALEAGFKYSGRNDLALILSDVPAVAAAVFTKNKFQAAPVTVGKEILTESQVVRGAIINAGLANACTGAEGIEDCRESLVLVAKYLGLNSRDLLPSSTGVIGPRFNMEKWREAAPKLKGALAENDPVKAAKAIMTTDKFPKLAWGEIECKGKSVRMLGMCKGAGMISPNMATMLGFVTCDAEVDPKWWQEALRRCIDKSFNCVTVDGDTSTNDTVMAFANGASGVKADSSELQDAIEALLLDICQQLSYMIVQDAEGGTKVMHIKVNGAASDEDAELMVRAVGNSPLVKTALFGEDPNWGRIVAAAGRSGAEFDPEKLTLSFGKIVVFEKGKPVEGDMDALLEPIMRKQDVEVNITLGDGEGSSILQASDLTREYININADYRS; from the coding sequence ATGCTTAAGACCCCCAAAGGATATAAATTCACAGCCCTCGAGGCTGGATTCAAATACAGCGGCCGGAACGATCTGGCCCTGATTCTCAGTGATGTTCCTGCTGTTGCCGCAGCAGTTTTTACTAAGAACAAATTTCAGGCTGCCCCGGTTACCGTAGGCAAGGAGATTCTCACTGAATCTCAAGTTGTCCGCGGTGCCATAATTAATGCCGGTCTGGCTAATGCCTGCACAGGAGCGGAAGGAATTGAAGACTGCCGGGAAAGCCTTGTGCTGGTCGCAAAGTATCTGGGATTGAATTCCCGTGACCTGCTCCCCTCCTCCACCGGAGTCATCGGGCCGCGCTTTAATATGGAGAAATGGCGCGAGGCAGCACCTAAACTAAAAGGTGCACTTGCTGAAAACGATCCGGTCAAAGCTGCTAAAGCCATCATGACCACTGATAAATTTCCCAAACTGGCCTGGGGCGAAATTGAATGCAAGGGTAAATCTGTACGCATGCTCGGCATGTGCAAGGGTGCAGGCATGATCTCTCCGAATATGGCCACCATGCTCGGCTTCGTAACCTGCGATGCCGAAGTAGATCCAAAGTGGTGGCAGGAAGCCCTGCGTCGCTGCATCGACAAAAGCTTCAACTGCGTAACTGTTGACGGCGACACCAGCACCAACGACACGGTCATGGCCTTTGCCAACGGAGCTTCTGGAGTAAAAGCTGACAGCAGCGAATTACAGGATGCCATTGAAGCCCTGCTGCTTGATATCTGTCAGCAGCTTTCCTATATGATCGTGCAGGATGCTGAAGGCGGAACCAAAGTTATGCATATCAAGGTCAACGGAGCAGCCTCAGATGAAGATGCGGAACTCATGGTCCGGGCAGTTGGCAATTCACCGCTGGTCAAAACCGCGCTTTTCGGCGAAGACCCCAATTGGGGCCGCATTGTAGCCGCAGCAGGACGTAGCGGAGCTGAATTCGACCCCGAAAAATTGACCTTGAGTTTCGGCAAGATCGTTGTCTTTGAAAAAGGCAAGCCAGTTGAAGGCGACATGGACGCCCTGTTGGAACCGATCATGCGCAAACAGGATGTTGAAGTAAACATAACCCTCGGTGACGGCGAAGGTTCGTCCATACTTCAAGCTTCCGACCTGACCCGTGAATACATCAACATCAACGCTGATTACAGATCATAA
- a CDS encoding HD domain-containing protein: MMKNLKNRDKMTRLADFLFEVGMLRKTPRTGYQFLGTGSESVADHSYRVAVLGYVLADMAEADMARTVFMCLFHDLHEARTGDFNYVNRIYNRSYRDKALRHTLAGTGLEDKIFPHWEELEEAETIESKLAQDADQLDFILNLKEELDMGNPYAGKWLESALKRLRTEEGQKLADKIAETDHKDWWYLGPPPSWWENKNGLDDED, encoded by the coding sequence ATGATGAAAAATCTCAAAAACCGCGATAAGATGACCAGACTTGCCGACTTCCTCTTTGAAGTCGGCATGTTGCGCAAAACTCCACGAACCGGATACCAGTTTTTGGGCACAGGCTCAGAATCCGTAGCCGATCATTCCTACCGGGTAGCAGTACTGGGTTACGTTCTTGCTGATATGGCCGAGGCAGACATGGCCCGCACTGTGTTTATGTGCCTTTTCCATGACCTGCACGAAGCCCGCACCGGAGATTTCAACTACGTAAACCGGATCTACAATCGCAGCTACCGGGACAAGGCTCTGCGCCATACATTGGCCGGCACCGGGCTGGAAGATAAAATTTTCCCCCACTGGGAAGAACTGGAAGAGGCCGAAACCATTGAATCTAAACTGGCTCAGGACGCAGACCAGCTGGACTTCATCCTTAACCTTAAAGAAGAGCTGGATATGGGCAATCCCTATGCCGGGAAATGGCTGGAATCGGCACTGAAGAGACTGCGCACTGAAGAAGGCCAGAAACTAGCCGATAAGATAGCTGAAACAGACCATAAAGACTGGTGGTATCTCGGCCCGCCGCCCAGTTGGTGGGAAAACAAAAACGGCCTTGATGACGAAGACTAA
- a CDS encoding ABC transporter permease, which translates to MSQAETENKLLLPFNMLGKCFMNILAEAGAMFIFLIDGLFRIFSSLGIFNKTIKELYFIGVKSITVISLIGLFTGMVIGLQTYYALAKFGSEGFLGAAVALSLVRELGPVLTAIMLTGRAGSSMTAEIGVMRISEQIDALELMDINPMNYLVSPKIVASLISFPILTALFDLIGIVGGYLTGVALLGGNSGVYFHRVYTSLSWEDISAGFSKSIVFAVLVCTICCFQGYFTHHRKDGKGPEGVSQATTTAVVMSCVMVLVSDYIMTSLLF; encoded by the coding sequence ATGTCTCAAGCCGAAACTGAAAATAAATTACTCCTTCCGTTCAATATGCTCGGTAAGTGTTTCATGAATATTCTTGCTGAAGCAGGAGCCATGTTCATTTTCCTCATTGACGGATTGTTTCGTATTTTCAGTTCGCTGGGTATTTTCAATAAAACCATCAAGGAACTTTACTTTATCGGAGTAAAGTCCATTACTGTAATATCGCTGATCGGACTTTTTACCGGCATGGTCATCGGGCTCCAGACTTATTACGCCCTTGCAAAATTCGGTTCTGAAGGTTTCCTTGGCGCAGCCGTAGCCCTCTCGCTGGTACGCGAACTGGGTCCGGTACTCACCGCCATTATGCTCACCGGCCGGGCCGGATCTTCCATGACCGCAGAAATCGGGGTCATGCGCATATCAGAACAGATTGACGCCCTTGAACTCATGGATATCAATCCCATGAATTATCTGGTCAGTCCTAAGATTGTTGCTTCACTTATTTCATTCCCGATTCTGACCGCCCTTTTCGACCTCATCGGCATTGTAGGCGGTTACCTGACCGGAGTAGCTCTGCTGGGCGGTAACTCAGGTGTTTATTTCCACCGGGTATACACATCCCTCTCGTGGGAAGATATTTCTGCGGGATTCAGCAAATCCATCGTCTTTGCCGTTCTGGTCTGTACGATATGCTGTTTTCAAGGTTACTTCACCCACCACCGCAAAGACGGCAAAGGCCCCGAAGGCGTCAGCCAGGCAACAACAACCGCAGTCGTCATGTCCTGTGTCATGGTCCTTGTGTCCGACTACATCATGACCTCACTGCTTTTCTAA
- a CDS encoding ATP-binding cassette domain-containing protein: MNTNAPDIKIENLTIGYDDSPVVSDINATLPGGGISVILGRSGCGKSTLLKNILKLNTPMGGAVYLGKHNIYEMKRKAFRCLKQRIGVLFQDGALLGALNLFDNVALPLREHTRLKQPEIYEVVKAKLSLVGLEKFMDYYPNELSGGMRKRAGLARAMVMDPDILFCDEPTSGLDPINSAELDSLLLELKERFDMTVVVVSHDLASMETIADYVVVLGEGKTIFKGQKEELLATDEPYLRQFLDREGEKRENPRLTMAPLDPSVMKMDCTKYIGDLNSN, translated from the coding sequence ATGAATACCAACGCACCGGATATTAAAATCGAAAACCTGACTATCGGCTACGATGACAGTCCCGTGGTTTCCGACATAAACGCGACCCTTCCCGGCGGAGGAATTTCCGTCATACTTGGACGCTCAGGTTGCGGAAAATCAACCCTGCTCAAAAATATCCTCAAGCTGAATACCCCCATGGGCGGAGCCGTCTATCTGGGTAAACACAATATTTACGAAATGAAACGCAAGGCCTTCCGCTGTCTGAAACAGCGTATAGGCGTTCTTTTTCAGGATGGAGCGCTGTTAGGCGCACTGAATCTCTTCGATAACGTGGCTCTGCCCCTACGTGAACATACCCGGCTTAAGCAGCCGGAGATTTACGAAGTGGTCAAGGCCAAGCTCAGCCTGGTGGGACTTGAAAAGTTCATGGACTATTACCCCAATGAACTTTCAGGGGGCATGCGCAAAAGAGCCGGGCTGGCCCGGGCCATGGTCATGGATCCGGATATTCTCTTCTGCGACGAACCCACATCAGGTCTCGATCCCATCAACTCCGCAGAACTTGACAGCCTGCTCCTTGAACTCAAGGAAAGGTTTGACATGACCGTCGTAGTTGTCAGCCATGATCTGGCCAGCATGGAAACCATCGCCGACTATGTTGTTGTTCTCGGCGAAGGTAAAACTATTTTCAAGGGACAGAAGGAAGAACTTCTGGCAACAGATGAACCTTACCTGCGTCAATTTTTGGATCGTGAAGGTGAAAAGCGCGAAAACCCGCGTTTGACAATGGCTCCCCTTGATCCTTCAGTTATGAAAATGGATTGCACCAAATACATTGGTGACTTGAACAGTAATTAA